AACGATTGTGTCCTCTGTGAACTTTTGACCATTTCGTTGATGAATGATTGCCGTCAAATAATCCGGCCACCCCTCAAAGAGATGAATACCATCTGGTTTAGCCGACGTACCGCCTTCCCCTCGTACAAAGGTTATATATTTAGGTGCGGTACTTCCTTTGAAGTACTTATTACGAAGTTCATATCCTCCTTTATCATTTTTAAACCCAAGCGCATAAATACTTTTATTTCTTTCACGGTTATAGACATCGACCTGTTGCAGATATTGCTTGGCTACACTCATTGGAATGCCTCGGCTCTCCAAATAACGAATTAAAGCGGGTCTTTCGATGTCCTGCGCATTTACAATCTTTAATTTTGATTCGTAAACGGGAGTATCCGCATTTTGAACGGATTGAATCACAGATGCAAACCCGCACATATTTTTCACCCAACGAAGAGCGTCTGAAACGGTATAATCAACACCGCTACTTTCCAGATATTTGCAAATAAGCCTAACAACGTCACCACCTTCACCAATCCCGTGGTCGTACCATATGTTTTTTAGTGTATTGACATGCAAGCTGGCTGTCTTTTCATGTCTCCAAGGGGCAAGGTAATAGTTATCATACCCCGATATTCTTTTGGGCTTACAATTTATCTTGTCTAAAATTTCAGCAATAGGTATCTTATTCGCTTGCTCAATGTTCATGCGATCTCCGAAAGGTTGTTTTGAATTGTTGTAATTTACGAAGAGAGGAAATCGTTGGCGCGATTTCTTCTCTTTTTTAAAAAGTCTGTTGATCTTTTTCGAATGCTTCTATGTCGGCTATGTCGTAGCTAGAAGTGCCGTCTTCCTCTACATAGAATTTTAGATTAATTCCTTTGCTTGCCCATTTATCAAATGTGCATTTGCTATAGCCCGCATAATCTGCGGCTTGTTTTCGAGATAAGCGAAATGTGCTGACATTTTTAGATGCCATGAGAGACTCCAATAAGAGGGATTATATTAATGCGGCTTTTAAAGCGGGACTGGCTCTTGCAACCGTTGGACGGTGTGAATAATGATCGTCATGAAATAAGTCAAATGAAATACGATCTATCCAATGTTTTATATAACATGGTGTGTATCTATTAATGTACTAAGTAGTATCTTATTCAAATTCATCACAATTCGTTTCCGACATACATAATGGCACGATAAACATCATGTCTTTTAATGTGATGACATGAACGCGCGTCCCTCATTAAACCCGCGCTTTTCAGCCATTGG
The Niastella koreensis GR20-10 genome window above contains:
- a CDS encoding CHC2 zinc finger domain-containing protein; translation: MNIEQANKIPIAEILDKINCKPKRISGYDNYYLAPWRHEKTASLHVNTLKNIWYDHGIGEGGDVVRLICKYLESSGVDYTVSDALRWVKNMCGFASVIQSVQNADTPVYESKLKIVNAQDIERPALIRYLESRGIPMSVAKQYLQQVDVYNRERNKSIYALGFKNDKGGYELRNKYFKGSTAPKYITFVRGEGGTSAKPDGIHLFEGWPDYLTAIIHQRNGQKFTEDTIVLNSLANLKKATPYIKGYGYRTAYTWMHNDDPGKAATISLDNFFKTEEDLVHKPMNEIYAPYKDMNAWHIVKLGL